The sequence AATGAGACTGTAGCCATCTTCATTTGGCATCCCCAAGTCACTTATCAGCACATCTGGATTTAGTCTTTTGAGGAGTTGAACTGCTTCTGCTGCTGATGTTGCTCCGATCGCTTGGGCCCCGTACTGTTGGAGCATGAAAACGTGAAGTTCCAGGGTATCAGGTTCATCATCGACTACAAGTATCCGCAAACCATTGAGTTGTAGAGCATCGTCAAATGGTATGCTGGGTTCGATCGTCTGCGCTTGCGCCTTCATCAGCGGCAGTTGCACTGTAAACGTTGCGCCTTTTCCCTCACCTTCGCTTTCTGCATAGATAGTACCGCCGTGCATTTCTACCAAATGTCGTGCGATCGCTAAACCCAATCCCAGTCCGCCATGCCTTCTATTAATTGAGCCATCTGCTTGACGGAAATACTCAAAAACATGAGGAAGAAAGTCTCCACCAATTCCTTTACCTGTATCTCTTACTTGAATTTGAGCATAAGATTTTTGAGTTGATAATTCTGCACTCTCGACTAATGAAAGTTCAACTTCAACACACCCGCCGGGAGGAGTAAACTTAATCGCGTTGCCCACCAGATTCCACACTATCTGTTGTAAGCGGCTGGCATCGCCTGAAACGAGAAATTTTGGATTTTGTACTTGGGATTTTAGATGACTAGAAAATTCATCATATTCTATAGATACTGAGTTCTCAAGTGCATTTTCCAATCCCAAATCCGACATCACAAATCTCAAATCGATTGATTTAGCTTCAGCAGCCAAACGTACAGTTTCGAGCGCTGCCTCAATTGGGAATTTTAAATTAACTGGGCAGACATTTAAGCTAATTTTTCCCTGCATGATGCGGGAGATGTCGAGTAAATCTTCAATTAGCCTAGTCTGCAATATGGCATTGCGCTCGATCGTTTCTAGCGCCTTGTCAGTCTTCACCTTGTCAAACTGACGGGTTCGCAGGAGCTTTGTCCAACCGAGAATGGGATTGAGAGGCGATCGCAATTCGTGAGAAAGCACTGCCAGAAATTCATCCTTAATGCGATTCGCGGCTTCAGCTTGGGCGCGTGCAGCTTGCTCTCTAGCCAAGATTTGGGCGCGTTCTGACTCAATTTGCTTAGCGGGAGTGATATCGGTGTGAGCGCCTACCCACTCTCGAATACTGCCATCTTCCGCAAAAACAGGTACGCCACGAGCAAAGAAATAGCGGTAATTTCCATCTGCTGTCCGCAACCGATGCTCAATCTCATAGATACTTTTCGTTTCAATTGTATGAATCCAGCTTTTTGCAGTGTAGTCTCTATCCTCTGGATGAACCGCGTTCAGCCAACCCCATCCTTTAACTTCTGAAGCACTTTGACCTGTTAAACTTTGCCAAGATGGTAGGTCATCAATAATAAGTCCTTCAGCATTTGTTGTCCAAACCGCTTGCGAAGTAGCAATTACCAGAGCGCGATAACGCTCCTCACTTTCTTTTAAAGCTTTTTGTTCATGGCGCAAGTCTTCAGCCAGTAACTCAGCTTGTTGGCGTGACAAAACTTGATCGGTAACTTCAAATCCAAAAGCCATCACGCCTTCAATTTTGCCATCCAGACCGTACTTAGGCTGGTAGACGAAGTTAAAGAACCCTTCGTCAATTGTTCGGTTCCCCCGCCTGTTCAGCTTGATGGGAAACTCTTTGCCTACAAATGGTTTGCCAGTAGCAATCACGCCATCAAGGATTTCGTAGATTCCTTGGTTTTCAAGCTCTGGAAACAATTCGCCAAGTGATTTACCGATCAGTTCTTGTTTACCCACAAGTTGATAGTAAAGTGGGTTAGCGAACTCATAAACAAGTTCAACACCCTTACTCCCGTTTAGGATCGCTATAGATGCAGGAGCATTCATCAGTAACGAATGCAGGTAAGTGCGCTGTATTTCCGCCTCTGCTCTTGCTGCCTGTTCCCGTGCTAGCATTTGAGCGCGTTCTGCTTCAAGTTGCTGCCTTTCCAACTCTGTTGCCACCCTTGTAGCAAAAATGGTCAGCAAAGATTCTGCTAGTTGGATATTCGCTAAAGGTTTTGCATCCATTACCGCCAGCAATCCCAATGGCATTCCTGTAGAGTCAAACAACGGCACAGCAATGTAGCTCTCAATAGACAATTCTCTGAGCAGGTTAGCTTGCGGAAATTGGGCTTGAACCTGACGGGGATAGCAACATATCTTACGTTGCTCAATCGCCTCGTGACAGGGTGTATCGCGCAGAGGGTATTCCATGTTGTCCGCCATTTGTCCCCCCATGCAGACAGCAATAGTTCTGAGGGTTTCACTGTCGTTCCCAACTATCTGAGCAATGTAGGCGCTATCAACATCCAAAGCTTTAGTTAGGTGTTGCACCAGGGAGAAGAAAAACGTCTCCCCTGTTGCGGCGGAGACTGCGTTAGATGCCTCTTGGAGCGCGGCATTTATCTGGACAACTTGGCGAGAAGCTAGCCGTAGCTCTAATTGGTCAACTACCATCGCCGCTAAGTCAGCCAGAGTGGCTCGCTGTTCGTCACTAAAATCGTCGCGCGGCTTGGTGTCCAGAA is a genomic window of Argonema galeatum A003/A1 containing:
- a CDS encoding ATP-binding protein, coding for MSEVPLAVRLTTAPLPPNEVERLEALRRYNVLDTPPEESFDRITNLAARLFDVPIALVSLVDQFRAWFKSCYGFDSREVRREDSICSFALLIDDVLVVPDTRKDSRFACIPAALSEPGVRFYAGATLVTQDGFNLGTMCILDTKPRDDFSDEQRATLADLAAMVVDQLELRLASRQVVQINAALQEASNAVSAATGETFFFSLVQHLTKALDVDSAYIAQIVGNDSETLRTIAVCMGGQMADNMEYPLRDTPCHEAIEQRKICCYPRQVQAQFPQANLLRELSIESYIAVPLFDSTGMPLGLLAVMDAKPLANIQLAESLLTIFATRVATELERQQLEAERAQMLAREQAARAEAEIQRTYLHSLLMNAPASIAILNGSKGVELVYEFANPLYYQLVGKQELIGKSLGELFPELENQGIYEILDGVIATGKPFVGKEFPIKLNRRGNRTIDEGFFNFVYQPKYGLDGKIEGVMAFGFEVTDQVLSRQQAELLAEDLRHEQKALKESEERYRALVIATSQAVWTTNAEGLIIDDLPSWQSLTGQSASEVKGWGWLNAVHPEDRDYTAKSWIHTIETKSIYEIEHRLRTADGNYRYFFARGVPVFAEDGSIREWVGAHTDITPAKQIESERAQILAREQAARAQAEAANRIKDEFLAVLSHELRSPLNPILGWTKLLRTRQFDKVKTDKALETIERNAILQTRLIEDLLDISRIMQGKISLNVCPVNLKFPIEAALETVRLAAEAKSIDLRFVMSDLGLENALENSVSIEYDEFSSHLKSQVQNPKFLVSGDASRLQQIVWNLVGNAIKFTPPGGCVEVELSLVESAELSTQKSYAQIQVRDTGKGIGGDFLPHVFEYFRQADGSINRRHGGLGLGLAIARHLVEMHGGTIYAESEGEGKGATFTVQLPLMKAQAQTIEPSIPFDDALQLNGLRILVVDDEPDTLELHVFMLQQYGAQAIGATSAAEAVQLLKRLNPDVLISDLGMPNEDGYSLIRRVRALESPQGRAIPAIAVTAYARAEDSTKALEAGFGRHISKPVEPVELVEAIANLIRIRNNQKLIT